The genomic region TCTCGAATTTGCTCAATGCGAATTTGAGGCAACTGTTTAAATGTTAGTTGTTCTTGGCAAGCACTACTCTTTAAGATCAAATTACCTTGATGAAGGTAACTCGGTTCTATCCATAAAATATCGGGGTGATTTCCTACCTCAATTAGAGACCTGCAATTTTCTACGGCTTCTGAATTCTGAGAATGATGTAGCAACAGGGGGAGAAAATACTTGAGGACTTGTCGCTTTTCCAGATCATTAGAGCCAGTAAATAGAAATGCAGTAGGAACTTGATTAATTTCAATTGCTTTTTGGAGGAGTTGAGTGGGGATTGATTGGCTTCTAATATTATTGAGATGAGAGGTTTCAGAACAAGGTGAAAATTTGGGAAAGTTAATCAATGACAAAGATTGATAATTTGGCTCGTACATAGTGTGGCATCCTCATGGGTTTTAGCAAGAATTTCTAAGTCTAATAATTGAGTCAGAATATGTTGCAGCCGAGTTAAAGAAATAGAAGCAACTTCTTGTTTGAGGTGGTAAACTCGATTAGGATTACTCACTCCGGCAACAGCAGCAATAGCACGAGAATCCGTTTCACCTTCATCAACCATGACTTTAACGGCTAACCAAGTGCGGAATAGGCTGCTTAGAGTCGCAATAATCTTAAGAATGGGTTCATTATGATTCAGAAGCGTTGTAAAAACCTGTGTAGCTCTGTTGGCATCTTTCACACAGATAGCTTGAGCAAGTTGGAAGGTATTTGTGGTTGTAATACTAACCCAAGTTTCTACAGTGTGAATATCAATGAATTGGTCTACTGTAACTAACGAAAGTTTTTCTAATTCCTGGTATAATAGGCGAGTATTATTTCCCACAGCAGATGCTAAGAGCGCAGCAGCAGAATGAGATAAAGAAATATCCATACTTGATGCAGCATTCTTAACCTGTTCTGTTAGCTTTTGGGTATTCCAAGATGGAATTAAAGAGAATTCTTGAACTGTAGCATATTGGCAAAGTAGTTTAGTAAATTTAAGCCGTTGATCTAATGAACCTAGACAAGTGAATAATAAATGATTGCTTGTCGGTAGATTGTTCAAAATGTGCTTAAACTGTTCTAAAAGTGCGTTATTAATTGTTTTTAATTCAGTCCAGTTGGAAAGAATTACTAAGCGTCCACCAGTCCCAACGGGTGCAGTGCGGATATCATTAAGAGCGACTTTAAAGTGATCTGCACTAAACGGATAACTGAAAAAATTGAAAGCTTCCCAGCCCGGATGAACAATCCTTCTGCGTAATTGATTAATATGACGCTCTATCAGATAATCATCATTTCCCCAGTACAGATAAACTGGCATGGCAAAAATCTCCTTTTCTAAAAATCAGTAATTCAACTAAAAATTAATACTGATTAGGTTAAACAAAGTAACCTAATGACTGATAAGTGATAACTGAATTGTTAACTACTTTTCTGCCCAAGAGTCATAAATCAAATGACTCGGTTCTTCCCCTTCATCCACAGGAATACTCTTAATAAATTGGCTCATGGCATTTCTCATGGCATTTTGAATCGCTGTTGCAAACATTAGAGCTTGATTAGTGCTAACAATTCCATCAATTTCATCATGAGCCATATTGCCAATATGAGCTTGCCAATGGGGATGCTGATCTAAGACGGTTACAAGCTCACCCAGAGCGTTCTTAATAATATCGGCTTCTGCCATTGTCCAATAAGCTGCTGTTGCATCAGGCCCTTTTACACTAAGGCTTTTCTGTTGACTGAACTTCTGAGGATATTTAGGCAGAAATACGCCTCGTCCCGTTAAACAACGGACATATCCTAAGCCAAATTTGGTGCGGCTTTTAATCTCTTCAATTCCTAAAACAGGAGGCAAACTGCTGTTAGCTTGTTGAATAATTTTTTGACAGAAATTAGCAACACCTGCATAGGTTTTTTTCCAACCTAATTGACTCGTTTTAGCTTGCTCATCGGTTAAATTAATATTAGCTCCTGTTCGGATGGTTTTTTGAAAGGTTTTATACCCTTGTAGATTTAAACAACCATAATGAATGGTTTTACTGATAGAGCGCAACATTGCAGCCGTTTTGTGATTCAAGTGGGATTTATCTTTAACCCAAAGTTGGATATTTTCTTCTGTCCAATCTTTCCCTAATCCTTGGATTTGAGCAATTTTGGCAGCAATTGAACAGAAAATTTCTTGACTTTCTGAGTGAAATCGTTCGATTAATTCTTGATCTCCCGATGCTTCACAGGCAATTCGGGTATGAGCTTTAGATAAGTCAGCAATAATTAATTGAGTTTGGGGGTGAGCAACAAAAACAGAACGAATCGGGGGCAAATTATAAGCAGTAAGTTCAGAGGGTAAGTTGCTAGGATTAGGGGGATTTTGTAGGTTGGGATTCTGGCAACTGCTGCGTCCAAAAGCAGCACTATTGATTAGGGTATAACTTCCTCTAACATATCCCTCTGTTAATACTTCTTGAAGATTGTACAGATAATCCAGGTAAGTTTTTGTGGTTTTAATCACTGAAATTAACCTTAATTCTGGGATTTGCCAATATTGGCTTAAAGTATCAGCATTTGCTTGAGAAATTTTAAGCTGAAATTGGTTATTAATGAGTTTGGGTAACTCTTTAGTTGAATAAAGATGAAGAACTGCTTCAGGAAATGTCGTTCTCAATTTCTCCATTAAATCTTGATAAGCACTTTCATACTGGTTAATGACATCGATTAAAACTTGCTCATTGACAGGCATTCCTCGATGAGTCATTTGTGCAAAAGCGGGAGAAGCGCTGCATTCTGCTAGATAAGAATTCCAAACCCCGATTTCTTTTAATAAGGGTTCAAGCCGCGCCTGAACGTGCAGAACAACTTCAGCATCGTAAGCCGCATAATTGAGTTGATTATGACTTAATTTTCCACCACTTTTATCACCCCACCCCCAATCAGATGTTTGCTGGGTTTTATCAATTGTAATGCCGAGCCTCCAACATACAGAAGCTAAGGAGTGAGGTTTATTGTTAATTTTATCTAACCAAGGATCAAGACCTGCCCAATAGATTTGGCTCATCAACTTTGTATCTTGAATTCCCCGAATTTTATAACCATATTTGACGAGCATCCATTGTTGCTCAAATTCTAAGGCATGACCCACAACTTCTACTTGAGGATTCGCTAATCTTTCCTGAAAAACTTCCCAAAATCCTAATTGAGATAACTGTTGTTTAATCTCATTCCTTTGTTGGGAATCAAATCCCAAATCAATGACTAAAACTTTGATACCCTTAAAAGTTGGAATAGCTAAAGAAAGAATGCGGATTTCTCCTTGATTGGGAAATAAAGCACCGTTAGGCTCTGCTGAGGAGGAAAAAGTCTCAATATCAAACCCAAATTGACTGGAGTTTTCCCATTGTTTTAATAGGGGAATAAATTGAGGATGATCAAGTAAAACAATTTGAGGTAAAAGTTCTTCTTCGGGTTGCAAGAACAAAGTATATTGATAGTGCATTGTTTAAACCTCGAAAGATGGTGAAGAAAGGAGAAGCTAGAAAATCTTGATCGGAAATAAACTTCTCCCTAAAAAACTAAGCCAAAACGGAAACTTTAATTGTTCGCTGTGTTGCCATCGCAAATGCTGATTCTATAGTAGCACGTTGGTGATCTACTCTAGCTTTTAAAGCAGTGCTATTGACTTGGATTGTTGCGCTATCTTCAGAGAAATTTGCTAAAGCGCAGTGTTGAGATAATAGCACTTTCAAAGAGGGTGGAACTTTAGCCAGTACAGTTTGCCAAACCTGTTGAGGAGGAACTGTAACACCTGAAAACGAAGCCGGAGGTGAGGTGATGCTATGTGTATTAACAGGGGAGTAGGTGGGTTGAGAACTCGGTAATAATCCTAATACAGCCACCTCAAGCCATAGCCAAGATTGGGTTGAAAATTTGATTTGAGATTCGCAAGTTCTCAAGTGTTGAATGCTGGCTAAAATTCCATTGCGACCCAAAGACTTTGCCAGTTTTTGCAACTGTTCTAGCTCAACTTCAGTTGTTGACAACTCCCTTGGAATTTTTCCAGTTTGAGCGATTAATAAGAGAGTATAGAATTGAGTTAAATTCTGAAGAATAACCAATGGTTCTTTTCCAAAGTTGAGCAAAGTTTGCACTTGATTAATTGTATCCAATTCGGAGTCCGATGCGATCGCTTCAACCAAAGATAGTAATTCCTGCTGTGGCACTGCACCCACTAATTCCCATACCAATTGAGAAGTAATCACCGATTCTAACAAGCTTAGTTGTTCTAATAAGGATAGGGCATCTCGCAATCCTCCAGTTGCTAACTGAGCCACTAAATGGCTTGCCTGTGAATCCATTTCTAAGCCTTCTAATTGGGCAATTTGGTTTAAATGGTTAACCATTGCGTCAATAGAAATACGCTGAAAATTATAGCGTTGGCAACGAGAAATAATGGTAGTCGGGAGTTTTTGAGGTTCAGTCGTACAGAGAACAAAGACTACATTATGGGGAGGTTCCTCAAGAGTTTTCAATAAAGCTTGAGTCGCAGCACCACTTAATCCATGTACTTCATCAATGACATAAATTTTGTAGCGAGCTTGTACGGGAGTTAAATGCGCCCCTGTACAAATTTCTCGAATTTGTTCAACACCATTATTGCTAGCAGCATCAAGTTCTAAAACATCTAAGGCAATGCCGCTCGTAATGCCTTGACAAGAGGCACATTGACCACAAGGAGAACTGGTAGGGTTTGGATGATTAAGACAGTTGAGAGATTTGGCAAGAATTGGAGCCGAAGATGTTTTTCCTGTTCCTCTTGGCCCTGTGAATAAATAGGCATGAGCAATGCGTCCTAAATTAATTCCATTGCTTAAAGCAGTTGCAATTGCTTCTTGACCGACTAAATCAGCAAAACATTGGGGGCGATATTTTTGATGAAAAGGCTGATACATTGTGTGCAAATAAGCTAAAGTTAATAAACCCCCATAAAGCCCAAATTAAAAAGAAATCATAGCAGCCCAAATGGGGTATTGTTTAATTTTCTATTTTGCATTAATTGAGTTTATGGGGGTATGAAATTAAGAAAAGTTTTACATGGGTAGTGCAGCAAGTTCTAGTTGAGAATCTTCTGAATCAGTCTCAGATTCTAAAGCTTCTTCGGGTTCTGTATCTATGGATTGAAATTCATCAGAAGATACTGTTAAAGCTTGTGAAGTCGATGAAAGTGAAGGGGGTTCTGCAGTCCACAATTCTACAGGCATCACCAAAACTGTTGCAGTTCCAAGAGAGTTAGCAACTGTGTTGAGTGTGGCTGGAGTATTGGCTTCATTGAATGAAAAGCGTACCTCAGAAGTTGGAATCGCTTTGAGGGCTGGAATCAAAACATCAGCATCGAAACCAATTTCCAAACCCTCACCTTGAATTAAAGCAGGTAGAGATTCTGCCCCTGAACCAATGTCTTGTCCTTGTCCATATAAAGAGATCACTTGCTCAGTCGGATTAAGAACTAAGCGAATAATTTTATGCTTATCGAAAGTAGCTAGACGAGTAACGGCTGCTAAAAGTTGATGAGAACTAACCGTAACTTCATGACTCCATTGTTTAGGAATCAATAGAGTATAATCAGGATAATCCCCTGTTAAAGCCCGACAAACTAAACTGAAGGTAGCACTGGTAAATAGAATTTGGCTTTCATTAAAATGCAGTAGCACTTCAGAATCGGTTAAGTTATCTGTGGGATTTCCTAAGAGTTTTTGCAGTTCTTTCAAAGCGGTTTTGGGGATTGTAATTCCCCATTGGCTTGAGGCAGAAGGAAGGGATTTGCGTTTAGTTTTGTGTTTTTTGGTGGTTTCGGATTGTTGTTTATTTTCATGAGTCGGGATAGAATCTTGAACAACAGCAAGGACTTTTCCATTGGTGGCGGCGAACTCCACTTGGTCGGCTTCTACAGTTAATCTAATGCCGCTTAAAACTGGCTTCATCTCATCGGTTGTTGCTGCAAATAAAGTGGTTTTTAAACCACGAGCTAGAACAGTAGCAGTTAATCGGATTGCTGGGACTGTTAAGGGGAACTCTGTGGGTAACTGAGGAAATTGAGAAGCTTTGAAGCCTCGGAATGTATAACGTTTACCTGCGCTGGTTAATATCGCTTCAGTTTGATTAAGTTCCACCTCAAAAGATAGTTCTTCGTCTTTCGGGAAACTAGCAATCAGATTCAGCAAGTGTTTAGCAGGGAGAGTCGAAGCTCCCTCAACTTCAACAGGAGCATTAAATTGGGCAGTGATACCCAAGCTGAGGTCAAACGCTCGAACTTCTATTGTTTGAGGAGTTGCTAACAGAAGAACATGAGCCAAAATTGGATGATTAGGCTTAGTGGGTATTGCTCCCATGACAGTATTAAGGGCTGTCGTGAGTTGTTTAGCAGGACAGGAAAATTTCATGGTGATTTTGAAGTAATTAATGAGGGGACATTATCCACCCAACTCATGAAGGATGGATAAAGAAATGGAGTGTTTAATAATCGGGATGTTGAACTGAGGATGCTGAGGGAAGTTGATGCCGAGTATTGGGGTTAGCTTGGTGTTCTGGAATTAGTAAAGGTTGAGCAGGTTGCAAGGCTTCCCAAACTTTTTGTTTGTTTTCTTTGTTAAATCCAACAAAATACTGCTTCCAGGTTTCAAGGGTAGGAACTTCATGAGAAATGACTTTACAAGCAGGGCTTTTCTGTTTCGTACCAGCGAGTTCTCGTGCTGTTGTAAAACAAAATACACACAAGCATTTAAAGAGATTATTTTTACCTCGAGCCGCAATGCGGTTGGTGATAGCATGGCAAGCCGTCATTTCATCAATAAACTCTTGCCAATGAGTGGCAAAAGTAGCTTGGTTTGCACCACTAGCTCGGTAGGATAGGGGAACTTGATGCAAGGGCCGATTGTTTTCATCAACTAAAAACACCTCAAAATACTGAGTATTACCAATATTTTCATCCTCTTTGTGTTCAGGTAGGTAGCGTCCCAAAAGCGTAATTTGTTTTGATTCTTTGGTGGCTTTGCGGTCATAAGCCAAGGTAAAAGTTCGAGGACAGACCAACATTCGGGGTGCAGAAATGAGAAGTCCTTGTTCCTCTATTCCTGTGACCTCAAAGGTGTAGGTTGTCAGTAATTTTTCATCAAAGTTCAACCATCCTGCTTTTGCCATTTGTTTGGTTGGGATAAAGTAACCACACAGTTTAGGAGTAGTGCCTCGTAAGGCTTGGATGCGTGGCAGCCGAGCATTGGGGTCAAGGTACTGAGGGTCAGCAAATTCATCTCGTTCTAATTCGAGTTCGGGAGTTTCTGTGTTATTCATGATTTCATTAGGGTCAGAAAAATTTGCTGATTCTGATTGAGTCGTTTTATTTTTCACGGGTTCTCCCAGAAATAATTAATAAGGACTAGGGCTGTGTACGAAGGGCATTTTACAAGAGGAAAATTGCTAGACTAGAAGGGAAGTTCTGTTTGGGAGTTTTCCTGATGTATGTCCGAAAAATTAGGAAGAGAAAAAGCTAAATTCAGAGATTTTAACTGAGTCATCATTTCTTGCTTTTTTTCTTCTTGGAGCAGTTGATGAAGTCGAGACAAGTAACTAATAATTTCAGCAAGTTTTTGAAGGGAGTCTGTATTAAATTTAAGTTCCAGATACTCTTCAGAATCAGAGATTATTAAACTTTTACAGCTTGAGTTAGAAAAAGAATTAATTACACTTGTTGAGGAAACTTCACAAATTAATTGTTGATGAATCATAGCTTAAGGGTTAAAAATGCAAATCTACATCACTGTGACCGAGGTGAGAAGCATCCCACCGTTCAAACCACTCTTTTTCTTGGTCTCCATTTACTTCGTCGTCGCTTAATTTAGCATTGGCTTCGATTAAAGGTGATGGCAAGATTGTTATTTTTTCAATGAAAAAGGGAGATTGAACCTGGGAATCAAAGAAATTTTGGGAGGAATTTAGCATTAAATTTAAGCTCCAATAGATCACAGGAGAGGCGCGTCAGCGCTAAGTTTTCATCGACTAATTTTGTTGAGTCGTTTAACCAGTCGAGTTGCATCGATTATTTTCCATCCTTCAAGATGGCAGCGCTCTTTGGCTTCCTCTAGTTCTTGGGAAGTTGTCAACAGCTTATAGCGTAAAAAACCACCAGAAACCGGAAACACATAAGTTTGCCATCCCTTCAGAATTTGTACATAGGAAACTTGTTTAAACACTTGCATGGTTAAAAGATGAAATGAACACTCCAAGAAATGCTTTGAATATTAGCGGTTGTCCAGACTGGTAGAAAAAGCCTGGACAAACCTGATTAGAAAAGATTTCAGTTAGCTTAAACAAGGCGAATATGTTTGCCTCTGGGCAAAACTTTGGCAATCACACGACCCTGCTCATCACAAAGTTCTCCTGATTCAGTAGCAAGAACATCCTCTTTAAGCTTTTGTGTATTTAATTGGGGAAGTTGAAGAACATATTCAGCCGGAAAATCTTGAACTGCAAGTTCTGAATTAATCCAAACTTGAGGTTGACCTCCATTTTGACAAAGGGAAACTTTACACAAGAGTCCTTCGAGTTTACGTCCTCGTTGTTCACCGAGTTGTTCAATTCTCTGTTCCATAAATCCCAATAGCTTTTCTGTTAGCCAAATAATCCGGGCTTCATCATTTTTAGCTAAACTAGAGATTCGTTTGGCTTCAAGTTGGCGGAACTCTCGGTTAGCTTTTAGACGATTGATATAAGCGACATATCCATCAATTTTCTTTTCTAACTTAGGTTCTAACTGTTGATAAATTTCTTCTGCCATCGCTTTGTCTTCTGGATTTTCAGATTCCAGATATTGACTGAGCAGTTCAAGCTGTTCTCCCAATTCATCTAACGTTTCAGAAATGGGTTGAATGGATGTATTTGCCATTTTTTTACTATTTTCCTTTACGGTTTATTGATGAAGCTAATGCAGGTTCTTGTGTGTCTAAAGTTAGTGGAGAAGGAGGGGATGTCGTTTCAAAAGTTAGGCTTGCTTCTACAATATCAGCACCAGAATCCTTAGCTAACATTGCCAACATAGCCTCCAGTTGATTAGCTTCGAGGTTTGGTGCTTGTCGCCGGATTTCCTGAGTTTTCACTAATTTCCAGATGGCTAAAGCCTCTGAAGGCGAAGCTTGCTGAACCGCTTGTCGAACCAAACGAATTAGCTTTGCGGTAGCCCGTTGTAGTTTAGCGTCGTTATTTGATGAGTTCATGATTGAATTTTGTAGTTCAATTGTATCTGATAATGGCGCGTCAGCGCTGTGATAATACTGTTGAGTTAAGAGCCACTATTGATTGTCGTTCAAGCAGAGCCAGAATCAGGTGGGTAGCACACCCCCATACCTTACATTCCCAATTAACCCTTGATAGCCTCTGGCTAGGTCTGATAATTGCAGCACTTCCTAATCCTTGCTGTTCAATTGCTATTTTAAATCGAAGGGCGTCTTCTTCTGTGTGAAAACCGAAGTAGGTTGTCTTTCTGTTACCTTTGGAGTCGGTTATTGTCGCAATTCGATCTGAAAGTACATTGAGATGAAAGCCTGAACCTAAGTCAATTTGTCGAGGTAAGGAGGGGTAATGAGAAGAATTCATGGCTTTTAAATTTCAATTTCTGGAATGGAATCAAGATAATTCTTGATAGATATTTTTCCTGTTAAAAATTGAGTCAATGTATCTTCAACAGGAAAGCTATTAGTCACGTCTGGGGGTGAAATTTTAGAAAGAACTTGTTCGAGTTGCTCTTGAAAAGCTTGATAAGCTTCCATACTATAGGAGCGGCTGACTTTAATGGGATCATTCTCTTCTTGAAGAAACCAATAAGTCATCCGAATTTGAGAAGGCAGATAAGACTCAGTTTTGGCTAGGATGAATAAGTCAAGTTGAGGCTTCCAATCGGTGAGGACGTTTTCTAAATCTTCAGGGCAATGAGTTGTCCAATTGATAATTTCAAGTTGCTGATACTGATAAATGAGTAAGTCAATTTTGGTAGAAAGAATGACATTGTTATATGGAAATTGAAGCAATTGTCCATAGGTTTTCCAGGTATTGGGTTCGTTACTCCAGATTTCAGGAGCTAATAATTGTAGTTGAGAGAACCACTGTTTAAACTGAGGGGTGTTGGCTAGAAAAGGAGCGATAGGAAGTTCCATCAAAGATTGTTCCATCAGGAGACGAAATTGTTCTTCTTTTGGATGAGTTTTAACTTCTGTTATTGCTTCCATATTCTCAAGATTGTTTGAAGCAGCAAGACGAGATAAATCTTCAGCCGTTATCCATATCATGTGAGTTTACTAAAATAAAAAAGGGTTTAGAGTAGAAGTCCAACTCATTGAAATCAATCCCAAGATAAGAAGGGGGTTCGTTGATCAACTAATTGGATAGAAAGTTGAGGAGGAGGACTGGTAAAGTTTAAAAAATCTAATTTAGGTTCAGGAAAGCTAAGATCAATGGTTGGGTCAATGAGAGGAAAATGAGAATTTTTTTGGAGTATTTGGAGGAGGTTAATTCCCACGGGTAAGGGATGCGCTTCAAATGAATAAGTATACCAACGCCTACCTAAGCGGGAGGTTTGCGGAATTAAAGTAATACGAGTTAATTGATTGAAAAGGTTCTGTCCTTGTTGAATTTGATAATTGAGAAAAGGACGCAAGGCATCTGATTGTCCACTATTAAGTAAAGCAAAACTCCAGTTCATTTGAGGATCTAAAAAACATAAGTTAATCCAGTCCTGTGCCATTAAGTTAGGGAAAGGTTGACCGTAAACCGCAGGTGTAGCATGAAGAATAATTGTATCTAGCGATTCCGAAAGTTCTACTAAACCTGTTGAATTTTCTCGATACACTTTTCCAGATGCTCGATTGAATCGGTAGCGACAAGTTAGCATTATTAGTTCTCTCCTAATATCACTTTGTAAGTGCCAGTTTTTAATCCTGGCACTTAACTTTTAAAACTCGTTAATTCCAATGCAAATCTCGATGGGATGAGGGATTAGGTGAGGTGTCAGAAGATTCAGATGAATTAAAGGAACTGACAGGAGATGCTAATTCACCTCCGCCATTAATAGCCCACTTTCTCAAAGCATTTAATTCTTCTGTATCCCCTCGAAATTGTGCAGGTTTAGAGTTAATTAAATTAAGCAAGCGATCGCCACTCACAATTCTAGGATGTCCTAAAGCAAATGCTTCTGTGGCAGCTTCTTTAACTACATTACGGATTTCTGCACCCGTCATTGAAATAGAGCGTTCTGCTAATTGTTGAATCCAGTTAGAATCTAATTCAATGAGATAATGAGAAAGTTGCACTTGCCAAATTTCTGCTCTTGTTGAAAGATTGGGTAAATCCACATAAAACACTTTGAAGCGACGCAGCATTTCTTTAGAAAATCCCCAAGGACGATTAGCTGTTGCAGCAACAATTACATCTGTTTTGTTCTCTTCAAGCCAAGTTAATAATGTTCCTATCATCCGAGAAGATGTTCCCCCGTCCCTCTCAGAAGACTGTTGAGAAACTTGTTTATCCATCTCATCAATCCACAGTAAGCAGGGCGCTAAAGCTTCCGCTTGTTGCAAAATACTTCTGAGATTTGCTTCACTACTACCGAGTTCTTTACTCATTAGTTTTCCCAGATCTAACACTAAACAAGGAACTCCCCATTCGGCAGCGATCGCTTTAACCGCTAAAGATTTACCTGTACCAGACACACCAATAAAAAGAACATGAGCAGGTTGATCTAGATGATGAGTAGCACGGGAAGTAGCATCAAGCAATGGGAGTTGCATTTGCGCCCAATGACTAATGGCAGGAAGACCTTGCACAGGTACATCGGGGGATGGGGCAAAAGTTACGCCTTTGCTTGCCAAATGCTGCTTTTTAATTTCCAGAATTTGGGTAATCGCTTGGGGTGTAATGCCTCGGTTGGTAATTACCACCAGTTGCAGTGCATCTTCAATGCCTTCAGTTGTCATTCCTTGAAGAGCACCAGTCAATTGTCGTTGTTGTTGCTCACTTAGATTGACTTCAAAATCAATGTTATTTTGTCTGGCATTGGCAGATAGAAAAGTAATTTTTTTAATCTTAAGCTGTTCAACTTCTAATTCTGTGGGTAAAGGATTAGATAGTTCCCACACTAAATCTTGAAAATAATGGGGAATATTTAACCCATGATGAGTCAGTATCAAACGATGGGGCGAACGCTTAAGTGCGAAAAATAGATCTTTGGAAAGTCTTAACCAGTCGGAACGGGAATTGCCTTGAGTGACCAATTCAAGGAAATCTTTAGCGAGAATTAAAGTAGGCTGATTATCTTCAGAAATAAGGTGTTCTAAATGTTTAATGAAAGTAATAACAGGATGAACTTCTTGATTAACATTGGGGGTAGCACTCTTGTCAATTTTAGTAATCAGATTTCTCTCAACTCTGGGAGTTAAGTTAAGGAATTGGTTCCCACAATCCCATTGGATTAAAACTCTGTATCGTTCTCGGAGTTCTAGGGCAATTTTTTCAATCAATGCAGGTTCAGAAGCAGCAGGTGTATCCACTGTAACCGTAGCAATTCCTGCTTTGAACAGTAAAATAAGTTGTTCTGTGTCAAACATAGATAAAAAAGTTAAAAGGGAAAAGGAAGTTAAATTTTATAACCCGATTTAACTTCCTAGTTAATTGTTGAAAAATAAAGGATTTTCTCACTTACTCTAAATGAATATCCGTTGGTTTTTGAACTGAAAGGGTCGGTTCAAAGTATTCAGGTTTGAGTTGAGTTTGAGAACATCCTAATTGATTTAGGGGGGCTGTAATGGCCGTACAAGTTTCTCCTTCGGCATGGAAAACTTCTACTTTTAAAGGTTGCCCTTTGGTTTGAGTAATTTGGATTTGGATGGGTTGAGACATAAATTATTTAAGCGTAAACATCTACTTTTTGAGTCAAAGTTATAGTGGTTGTTCCATCTCCGGTTATCAGTGTTTCTCTTGTCCAGAGATGTTCAGGATAGTGAATATCAATGAACGCTGTATTATGAGCAATTTGCAGTTCTTCTAGGAAATTTTGGACAGTTTTAAAATGTTTTCCCAGTAAATTGCGTTCAAAATCCCAAGGATCAATAACGGATTCAAAACTGTTTTGTTCAGGATGCCAACGAAAGCCAAGATCTAGTAAGCCTTCTAAGAAGTTACGACGAATGACAACCTCAGCTTGTTGTTCATCGGTTTTGTCGTAATCATTATTAAGCAGAACCGGAACATTATGGTTTTCAATCTCTGAATTAATTCCCACTTTTTCGAGAATTACTTCAAGTGCTTTTAGAAGGGATTGTCGATGAGATAGAGTGGTTTTAACAGTTGAAAAGTGGCTCATGGATTAACTTTCCATTAGGAGGTAAATTATTCCCATTTAAAGCGCATCCGCGCTCTTAATCAGGTCTTTAGAGGAATCCTGTTTTGAGATTAAAGTTTGTTGGGAAGTATAACGAGGAGAACTACTACCACTTTCTGCATGAAAGTAGGTAGCAAATCGTCGTAAGGTTTTGGTTAACACCAGTTGGGATAACATTTCTATTGCTTCAGTAGCAACTCGTTGGTTAATAAATAAACTTTGAACATTTCTTTGAGCGATTTCAGCACAAGAAATGGGGTTTTTAGAGAATTCCTCTGGCTGTGGTAAAAGCAGTTCAGGATGTTGCCAACTAGGAGAAGGAAGATGGATACAGAAAGAGGGATTTTTAAAGTCATTAAAGGCGGTTTTAGCATCAAATGTGTTAGTAGAACCGATTAAGACTTGTCCGGCGGGTATGCCTTGACCCATATTTCCACAATCTAACCACCAAATTTCAGGAAAGGGTTCTCTGAAGTAGTAAC from Planktothrix sp. FACHB-1365 harbors:
- a CDS encoding ThiF family adenylyltransferase, whose translation is MIDNSYYNALPIALAPHKQIQFIQVGCGGTGGFLAPMLARLILALEKGGIAAEGVLVDFDSVEAVNVPRQNFCEAEIGLNKADILAVRYSLAYGVKLGAIAEQFSISMIQRSWQKLIIIIGCVDNSTARIELSQCLDYEGYYFREPFPEIWWLDCGNMGQGIPAGQVLIGSTNTFDAKTAFNDFKNPSFCIHLPSPSWQHPELLLPQPEEFSKNPISCAEIAQRNVQSLFINQRVATEAIEMLSQLVLTKTLRRFATYFHAESGSSSPRYTSQQTLISKQDSSKDLIKSADAL
- a CDS encoding AAA family ATPase, which codes for MFDTEQLILLFKAGIATVTVDTPAASEPALIEKIALELRERYRVLIQWDCGNQFLNLTPRVERNLITKIDKSATPNVNQEVHPVITFIKHLEHLISEDNQPTLILAKDFLELVTQGNSRSDWLRLSKDLFFALKRSPHRLILTHHGLNIPHYFQDLVWELSNPLPTELEVEQLKIKKITFLSANARQNNIDFEVNLSEQQQRQLTGALQGMTTEGIEDALQLVVITNRGITPQAITQILEIKKQHLASKGVTFAPSPDVPVQGLPAISHWAQMQLPLLDATSRATHHLDQPAHVLFIGVSGTGKSLAVKAIAAEWGVPCLVLDLGKLMSKELGSSEANLRSILQQAEALAPCLLWIDEMDKQVSQQSSERDGGTSSRMIGTLLTWLEENKTDVIVAATANRPWGFSKEMLRRFKVFYVDLPNLSTRAEIWQVQLSHYLIELDSNWIQQLAERSISMTGAEIRNVVKEAATEAFALGHPRIVSGDRLLNLINSKPAQFRGDTEELNALRKWAINGGGELASPVSSFNSSESSDTSPNPSSHRDLHWN
- a CDS encoding DUF5895 domain-containing protein, whose product is MNNTETPELELERDEFADPQYLDPNARLPRIQALRGTTPKLCGYFIPTKQMAKAGWLNFDEKLLTTYTFEVTGIEEQGLLISAPRMLVCPRTFTLAYDRKATKESKQITLLGRYLPEHKEDENIGNTQYFEVFLVDENNRPLHQVPLSYRASGANQATFATHWQEFIDEMTACHAITNRIAARGKNNLFKCLCVFCFTTARELAGTKQKSPACKVISHEVPTLETWKQYFVGFNKENKQKVWEALQPAQPLLIPEHQANPNTRHQLPSASSVQHPDY
- a CDS encoding DUF1257 domain-containing protein, which translates into the protein MSHFSTVKTTLSHRQSLLKALEVILEKVGINSEIENHNVPVLLNNDYDKTDEQQAEVVIRRNFLEGLLDLGFRWHPEQNSFESVIDPWDFERNLLGKHFKTVQNFLEELQIAHNTAFIDIHYPEHLWTRETLITGDGTTTITLTQKVDVYA
- a CDS encoding PD-(D/E)XK nuclease family protein, which codes for MIWITAEDLSRLAASNNLENMEAITEVKTHPKEEQFRLLMEQSLMELPIAPFLANTPQFKQWFSQLQLLAPEIWSNEPNTWKTYGQLLQFPYNNVILSTKIDLLIYQYQQLEIINWTTHCPEDLENVLTDWKPQLDLFILAKTESYLPSQIRMTYWFLQEENDPIKVSRSYSMEAYQAFQEQLEQVLSKISPPDVTNSFPVEDTLTQFLTGKISIKNYLDSIPEIEI
- a CDS encoding siphovirus Gp157 family protein is translated as MANTSIQPISETLDELGEQLELLSQYLESENPEDKAMAEEIYQQLEPKLEKKIDGYVAYINRLKANREFRQLEAKRISSLAKNDEARIIWLTEKLLGFMEQRIEQLGEQRGRKLEGLLCKVSLCQNGGQPQVWINSELAVQDFPAEYVLQLPQLNTQKLKEDVLATESGELCDEQGRVIAKVLPRGKHIRLV